The Vicia villosa cultivar HV-30 ecotype Madison, WI linkage group LG1, Vvil1.0, whole genome shotgun sequence genome includes a region encoding these proteins:
- the LOC131644942 gene encoding protein NUCLEAR FUSION DEFECTIVE 6, mitochondrial-like isoform X4 yields MSAARCFLRSAASRVGSKANLAAGAKTRTSQSTFRIPKQNSTPNRISRLPVEMSCGVQSLLPYHTATASALLTSMLSVSRHSYGWTPEGS; encoded by the exons ATGTCCGCCGCCAGATGTTTCCTTCGCTCCGCCGCTTCTCGCGTAGGAAGTAAGGCGAATCTAGCCGCCGGAGCTAAAACCAGAACTTCACAATCAACGTTCCGGATCCCAAAGCAAAATTCAACTCCTAATCGCATTTCCAG ATTGCCGGTGGAGATGAGTTGCGGTGTGCAATCGTTGCTTCCTTATCACACTGCAACAGCTTCCGCGTTGCTCACTTCAATGCTTTCGGTTTCTCGTCACTCCTACGGTTGGACTCCCGAAG
- the LOC131644942 gene encoding protein NUCLEAR FUSION DEFECTIVE 6, mitochondrial-like isoform X2: MSAARCFLRSAASRVGSKANLAAGAKTRTSQSTFRIPKQNSTPNRISRLPVEMSCGVQSLLPYHTATASALLTSMLSVSRHSYGWTPEDCNDDV, encoded by the exons ATGTCCGCCGCCAGATGTTTCCTTCGCTCCGCCGCTTCTCGCGTAGGAAGTAAGGCGAATCTAGCCGCCGGAGCTAAAACCAGAACTTCACAATCAACGTTCCGGATCCCAAAGCAAAATTCAACTCCTAATCGCATTTCCAG ATTGCCGGTGGAGATGAGTTGCGGTGTGCAATCGTTGCTTCCTTATCACACTGCAACAGCTTCCGCGTTGCTCACTTCAATGCTTTCGGTTTCTCGTCACTCCTACGGTTGGACTCCCGAAG
- the LOC131644942 gene encoding protein NUCLEAR FUSION DEFECTIVE 6, mitochondrial-like isoform X3 yields the protein MSAARCFLRSAASRVGSKANLAAGAKTRTSQSTFRIPKQNSTPNRISRLPVEMSCGVQSLLPYHTATASALLTSMLSVSRHSYGWTPEDG from the exons ATGTCCGCCGCCAGATGTTTCCTTCGCTCCGCCGCTTCTCGCGTAGGAAGTAAGGCGAATCTAGCCGCCGGAGCTAAAACCAGAACTTCACAATCAACGTTCCGGATCCCAAAGCAAAATTCAACTCCTAATCGCATTTCCAG ATTGCCGGTGGAGATGAGTTGCGGTGTGCAATCGTTGCTTCCTTATCACACTGCAACAGCTTCCGCGTTGCTCACTTCAATGCTTTCGGTTTCTCGTCACTCCTACGGTTGGACTCCCGAAG
- the LOC131644942 gene encoding protein NUCLEAR FUSION DEFECTIVE 6, mitochondrial-like isoform X1 has translation MSAARCFLRSAASRVGSKANLAAGAKTRTSQSTFRIPKQNSTPNRISRLPVEMSCGVQSLLPYHTATASALLTSMLSVSRHSYGWTPEGQEKTR, from the exons ATGTCCGCCGCCAGATGTTTCCTTCGCTCCGCCGCTTCTCGCGTAGGAAGTAAGGCGAATCTAGCCGCCGGAGCTAAAACCAGAACTTCACAATCAACGTTCCGGATCCCAAAGCAAAATTCAACTCCTAATCGCATTTCCAG ATTGCCGGTGGAGATGAGTTGCGGTGTGCAATCGTTGCTTCCTTATCACACTGCAACAGCTTCCGCGTTGCTCACTTCAATGCTTTCGGTTTCTCGTCACTCCTACGGTTGGACTCCCGAAG